TTATTTCATGGAAATGAATACCCGTATACAGGTGGAACATCCTATAACAGAAATGATAACTGGTGTTGATTTAATAAAAGAGCAAATAAAGATAGCAGCTGGAGAAAAGCTTTCTATAAAGCAAGAAGATATAAGAATAGAAGGTCATGCTATTGAGTGCCGTATAAATGCTGAAAATCCTGATTTAGGTTTTAGACCTTCACCGGGAAGAATAGAAAGAATGCACATACCAGGGGGACTTGGAGTAAGACTTGACAGTGCTGCTTACCAAGGATACGTTATCCCTCCAACCTATGATTCTATGATAGGAAAGCTTATCGTTCACGGTAAGACTCGTGAAGAGGCAATTAATAGGATGAAGAGAGCCTTAGGTGAGTTTGTAATAGAAGGTGTAGATACAAATATAGATTTTCAATTTAGAATTCTAAGTAACGAAGTCTTTGCAAGCGGGGAATTTGATACTGGATTCATTCCCAAAGTGCTTAAAATAAATGTTTAATTTTATCTGGAAGTTGGTGGTAGCCGATGTTTAATGGACTGTTTAAGAAAACTAAATATATAACTGTAAGTCAGACTCCTGTTAATACTGTTTCACAAAATACTAAGCCTGAAAATAAGCAGGAGGAACAAAAGCCCAATATACCAAACGGCATGTGGGTGAAGTGTGAATGCTGTGGGAAAACCCTATACAAGAAAGATTTGGAAAAGCATCAGCTTGTATGCCAAGATTGTGGCAAGCACTTTAGAATGCCAGCTTTAGATAGAATTAACTATATAATTGATGAAGGAACCTTTGTAGAACTTGATAGAAAAATGACCAGTGGAAATCCATTAGACTTCCCGGGCTACGAAAATAAGCTTAAGGGGTTAAGAGAGGATACAGGTTTGGATGAGGCTGCGGTAGTTGGCAAAGGGAAAATAAATGGGCAGGCTGTTGTAATTGGGGTCATGGATAGCCGATTCATGATGGGCAGCATGGGCTCAGTTGTTGGAGAAAAATTAACTAGAGCTATTGAAAATGCTACAAAGAAAAGGCTTCCTGTAGTAATATTTACTGCCTCTGGTGGAGCTAGAATGCAGGAGGGAATGTACTCCTTAATGCAGATGGCTAAGGTAAGCGCAGCACTTGCTAGGCATAATGAAGAAGGGCTACTATACGTTCCTGTGCTTACAGACCCAACTACAGGCGGAGTTACTGCGAGCTTTGCAATGCTTGGAGACATAATCTTGGCAGAACCAGGAGCTTTAATTGGCTTTGCTGGTAAGAGAGTAATTGAACAGACAATAAAACAAAGTCTTCCAGAAGGTTTTCAGACTGCTGAATTTTTACTAGAGCATGGCTTTATTGATGCCGTTGTTCCAAGAGAAAAGCAAAAGGAAGTTTTAGCGCAGATTTTAAATCTGCACGTAATTTAGGTGGTGAT
The genomic region above belongs to Clostridium swellfunianum and contains:
- the accD gene encoding acetyl-CoA carboxylase, carboxyltransferase subunit beta, with product MFNGLFKKTKYITVSQTPVNTVSQNTKPENKQEEQKPNIPNGMWVKCECCGKTLYKKDLEKHQLVCQDCGKHFRMPALDRINYIIDEGTFVELDRKMTSGNPLDFPGYENKLKGLREDTGLDEAAVVGKGKINGQAVVIGVMDSRFMMGSMGSVVGEKLTRAIENATKKRLPVVIFTASGGARMQEGMYSLMQMAKVSAALARHNEEGLLYVPVLTDPTTGGVTASFAMLGDIILAEPGALIGFAGKRVIEQTIKQSLPEGFQTAEFLLEHGFIDAVVPREKQKEVLAQILNLHVI